One window of the Vigna radiata var. radiata cultivar VC1973A chromosome 1, Vradiata_ver6, whole genome shotgun sequence genome contains the following:
- the LOC106766071 gene encoding probable membrane-associated kinase regulator 6 isoform X2 has translation METSHPLSIESFSYSWLVNLKPSIESLEGSLRASLDASDEASFIEMDPRMPPSKRFFRNSQDFKFDFPTSQSPLTLVDADDLFSNGYLMPLFVESLKMEAYEASDSNPSLPSSSHVPKIVVPNAHSRCPSLKRCRTLSRRIFQKYLNFLRPLCRRLRSAKSGSKSESVIKRTESAKNRGCYSETSPRISVAYSADDWRKSCDSESSIYEAVLHCKRSIERMN, from the exons ATGGAAACTTCTCATCCTCTTTCTATTGAAAGTTTTTCTTACAGTTGGTTGGTGAACCTGAAGCCATCCATAGAAAGCCTTGAAGGCTCCCTCAGAGCTTCCCTTGATGCTTCTGATGAAGCTTCCTTCATTGAAATGGACCCAAGAATGCCACCTTCTAAAAGGTTCTTCAGAAACTCTCAAGATTTCAAATTTGACTTCCCCACTTCACAGTCCCCTCTCACTCTTGTTGATGCTGATGACCTCTTTTCCAATGGTTATCTCATGCCCCTTTTTGTTGAGTCTTTGAAAATGGAAGCATATGAGGCCTCAGATTCCAATCCAAGTCTACCTTCCTCATCACATGTGCCAAAAATTGTGGTTCCTAATGCTCATTCTAGATGCCCTTCATTGAAAAGGTGCAGAACATTGTCAAGGAGAATATTTCAGAAGTACCTAAACTTCTTGAGGCCCTTGTGTAGAAGATTGAGGAGTGCCAAATCAGGTTCAAAATCTGAATCTGTTATTAAAAGAACTGAGTCAGCAAAGAATAGGGGATGCTACTCTGAAACATCCCCACGGATTAGTGTAGCTTATTCTGCTGACGACTGGCGAAAGTCCTGTGATTCAGAAAGTTCAATTTATGAAGCAGTTCTTCATTGCAAAAGATCCATTG AGAGGATGAATTAA
- the LOC106766071 gene encoding probable membrane-associated kinase regulator 6 isoform X1 → METSHPLSIESFSYSWLVNLKPSIESLEGSLRASLDASDEASFIEMDPRMPPSKRFFRNSQDFKFDFPTSQSPLTLVDADDLFSNGYLMPLFVESLKMEAYEASDSNPSLPSSSHVPKIVVPNAHSRCPSLKRCRTLSRRIFQKYLNFLRPLCRRLRSAKSGSKSESVIKRTESAKNRGCYSETSPRISVAYSADDWRKSCDSESSIYEAVLHCKRSIVFDTARNCRQMREDELRMLQKGCIWKLKIKEKSEDKGKRKIIKRLNHDQPLLCSIILCLNHFKMSIGNKDVVGQALFMHYDQILGNGRRKIIVQFCMFIKFIMRMNTFTKDERICFLFQ, encoded by the exons ATGGAAACTTCTCATCCTCTTTCTATTGAAAGTTTTTCTTACAGTTGGTTGGTGAACCTGAAGCCATCCATAGAAAGCCTTGAAGGCTCCCTCAGAGCTTCCCTTGATGCTTCTGATGAAGCTTCCTTCATTGAAATGGACCCAAGAATGCCACCTTCTAAAAGGTTCTTCAGAAACTCTCAAGATTTCAAATTTGACTTCCCCACTTCACAGTCCCCTCTCACTCTTGTTGATGCTGATGACCTCTTTTCCAATGGTTATCTCATGCCCCTTTTTGTTGAGTCTTTGAAAATGGAAGCATATGAGGCCTCAGATTCCAATCCAAGTCTACCTTCCTCATCACATGTGCCAAAAATTGTGGTTCCTAATGCTCATTCTAGATGCCCTTCATTGAAAAGGTGCAGAACATTGTCAAGGAGAATATTTCAGAAGTACCTAAACTTCTTGAGGCCCTTGTGTAGAAGATTGAGGAGTGCCAAATCAGGTTCAAAATCTGAATCTGTTATTAAAAGAACTGAGTCAGCAAAGAATAGGGGATGCTACTCTGAAACATCCCCACGGATTAGTGTAGCTTATTCTGCTGACGACTGGCGAAAGTCCTGTGATTCAGAAAGTTCAATTTATGAAGCAGTTCTTCATTGCAAAAGATCCATTG TATTTGACACTGCAAGAAATTGCAGACAAATGAG AGAGGATGAATTAAGGATGCTGCAAAAGGGTTGCATTtggaaattaaaaatcaaagagAAGAGCGAAGataaagggaaaagaaagattATCAAAAGGCTAAACCATGATCAGCCACTGCTCTGCTCCATCATCCTCTGCTTGAAtcattttaaaatgtcaatAGGAAATAAAGATGTGGTTGGTCAAGCATTATTCATGCACTACGATCAAATTCTGGGAAacggaagaagaaaaattatagtacaattttgTATGTTCATCAAATTTATAATGAGAATGAACACTTTTACTAAAGATGAGAGAATCTGCTTCCTGTTTCAGTAA